Proteins co-encoded in one Roseofilum capinflatum BLCC-M114 genomic window:
- a CDS encoding PEP-CTERM sorting domain-containing protein (PEP-CTERM proteins occur, often in large numbers, in the proteomes of bacteria that also encode an exosortase, a predicted intramembrane cysteine proteinase. The presence of a PEP-CTERM domain at a protein's C-terminus predicts cleavage within the sorting domain, followed by covalent anchoring to some some component of the (usually Gram-negative) cell surface. Many PEP-CTERM proteins exhibit an unusual sequence composition that includes large numbers of potential glycosylation sites. Expression of one such protein has been shown restore the ability of a bacterium to form floc, a type of biofilm.): MNTTKTLVITAATSIFALVATQPSAQAYRLFFGEDLNNSWSTPLSATPNSSAAQGEFLSGLVGVGVETFEGFSSGTRGPVGLDFGEAGVATLQGNGYIQQRASGTSAAGRYAVSGSKFWEGEADAGAFSIDFSQEVAAFGFNGVDIGDFGGQLSLILDLANGTQQTVTVPNTVGSSGSTDGSVLYFGLIAENDDELINGLSFSMTTGQGDWFAFDNMTIGSKEQVASTPEPASVLGLLAVGAIGAVTGLKRKAH; the protein is encoded by the coding sequence ATGAATACAACCAAAACCTTAGTGATTACGGCTGCAACCTCTATTTTTGCTCTCGTTGCCACTCAGCCTTCTGCTCAAGCTTATCGCCTCTTCTTCGGAGAAGACTTAAATAATAGTTGGTCTACTCCTTTATCTGCTACGCCTAACTCTTCAGCCGCTCAAGGTGAATTTCTCTCTGGGTTAGTAGGAGTAGGAGTAGAAACGTTTGAAGGATTTTCTTCGGGTACAAGAGGGCCAGTGGGTCTCGATTTTGGTGAAGCGGGAGTTGCTACCTTACAAGGTAATGGGTATATACAACAACGTGCCTCTGGTACATCCGCCGCAGGTCGTTATGCTGTGTCAGGCTCAAAGTTTTGGGAAGGTGAAGCTGATGCAGGTGCATTTTCCATTGACTTTAGTCAAGAAGTGGCAGCCTTTGGGTTTAATGGGGTAGATATTGGTGACTTTGGCGGTCAACTGTCCCTGATTCTAGATTTGGCCAATGGAACTCAGCAAACCGTCACAGTTCCTAATACGGTAGGTAGCTCTGGTAGTACGGATGGTTCTGTTCTCTACTTTGGACTGATTGCGGAAAATGATGATGAACTGATTAATGGTCTTTCGTTCAGCATGACGACTGGACAAGGAGATTGGTTTGCTTTTGATAATATGACCATTGGTAGCAAGGAACAAGTGGCTAGTACCCCGGAACCCGCGTCTGTCCTCGGATTATTGGCGGTAGGTGCTATCGGTGCAGTGACTGGACTCAAGCGTAAAGCGCACTAG
- a CDS encoding AAA-like domain-containing protein — MPNLERALQFIEQRWIGKTGKPLSPIQKAILQGSWGEEAIPYHQIAAQENYSCQYIQQVAAPHLWRILSGVLGEKVSKKSFTSVVKKYLATGNLDGGFLDLPGDRLSLDSKLYIKRPSVEQLGFQVLSQPGGVLSLVGPRKIGKTSLMIRLLHRARQENMTVIPLSLEQVDPEFLQNLDHLLRWLIYELHYRLSLSPPEWNCAIDGLGCKGLSTHYLENLLNKIESSLVVAIDEFNLLFNHHSIAIDFLRSLHSWHEFSGYGSPETRSWKKLRFILVTRTDIYAELNIKSAPIRIGKSMKLPYFTTLEIDELANYYRVKLTYSEIEELMRFTGGHPYLVSLSLYTIYQNNATLKTVLNANIEGDPIFKKYLNTYGQILQGNATLLCGFQEVIQAQGGVRLPPEMEFQLESLGLVKSGKDGVTVANGLYRWYFGDRP; from the coding sequence ATGCCTAATCTTGAGAGAGCTTTACAGTTTATTGAACAACGATGGATAGGAAAGACCGGTAAACCTCTAAGTCCTATTCAGAAAGCGATTCTCCAGGGTTCCTGGGGAGAGGAAGCAATCCCATATCATCAGATTGCCGCTCAGGAAAACTATTCCTGCCAGTATATTCAGCAAGTGGCCGCTCCCCATCTATGGCGTATCTTATCTGGCGTATTGGGGGAAAAAGTGAGTAAAAAAAGCTTTACTTCTGTGGTAAAGAAGTATCTGGCCACTGGAAATTTGGACGGTGGTTTCCTAGATCTTCCTGGCGATCGCCTTTCTCTTGACTCTAAGTTGTATATTAAAAGACCCAGTGTAGAGCAACTGGGTTTTCAAGTCTTGTCTCAGCCGGGAGGAGTTCTAAGTCTTGTGGGGCCTCGAAAAATAGGTAAAACCTCTCTGATGATTCGGCTTTTGCATCGAGCAAGACAAGAAAATATGACGGTCATTCCTTTAAGCCTAGAACAGGTTGACCCAGAGTTTTTACAAAATTTAGATCATTTGCTAAGATGGCTAATCTATGAGTTGCATTATCGATTAAGTTTATCGCCTCCTGAATGGAATTGTGCTATAGATGGATTAGGATGCAAAGGGTTATCAACTCATTACCTAGAAAATTTACTCAACAAAATTGAGTCATCTTTAGTAGTCGCTATTGACGAATTCAATCTATTATTTAATCATCATTCAATTGCGATTGATTTCTTACGCTCACTGCATTCTTGGCATGAATTTTCAGGATATGGAAGTCCAGAAACTAGGTCTTGGAAAAAATTACGATTTATATTAGTGACCCGTACAGATATTTATGCTGAACTCAATATTAAAAGCGCTCCTATCCGCATTGGTAAATCGATGAAACTTCCTTACTTTACCACCCTAGAGATAGACGAGTTGGCCAACTATTATCGGGTGAAACTTACCTATTCTGAAATTGAGGAACTCATGCGGTTTACAGGAGGACACCCTTATTTAGTAAGCTTGAGTTTATACACAATTTATCAAAACAATGCCACTTTAAAGACTGTCTTAAATGCTAACATTGAGGGAGATCCTATTTTCAAGAAATATTTAAACACCTATGGTCAAATTCTTCAAGGGAATGCTACTCTACTGTGTGGGTTTCAAGAGGTAATTCAAGCTCAAGGAGGTGTAAGATTACCTCCAGAAATGGAGTTTCAGCTCGAAAGTTTGGGTTTGGTGAAGTCGGGTAAGGATGGAGTTACGGTAGCCAATGGGTTATATCGTTGGTATTTTGGCGATCGCCCTTAA